A stretch of the Pseudomonas sp. ACM7 genome encodes the following:
- a CDS encoding uroporphyrinogen-III synthase: protein MTGWRLLLTRPADESAALSILLAEKGIFSSSLPLLEIEPIPASDTMREVMQGLDRYCAVIVVSKPAARIAVELLDRYRPQPPRLKWFSVGAATAQILEDHGLDISFPVDGDDSEALLELPQLREAIARPGPRVLIMRGEGGRELLAERLRELGASVEYLELYRRDLPYYPPAALPDLIEAERLNGLVVSSGQGFEHLHRLAGDAWPKLARLPLFVPSPRVAELACAAGAQTVVDCRGASAAALLAALREHPGPVF, encoded by the coding sequence GTGACGGGCTGGCGCCTGCTGCTGACGCGTCCCGCGGATGAGTCGGCGGCGCTGAGCATTCTTTTGGCCGAAAAGGGGATTTTCAGCAGCAGTTTGCCGCTTTTGGAGATCGAGCCGATTCCTGCCTCTGACACAATGCGCGAGGTGATGCAGGGTCTGGATCGCTATTGCGCGGTGATCGTGGTCAGTAAACCAGCCGCCAGAATTGCTGTGGAACTGCTCGACAGGTATCGGCCGCAACCCCCTCGTTTGAAGTGGTTCAGCGTGGGCGCAGCCACCGCGCAGATCCTCGAGGATCACGGGTTGGACATCAGCTTTCCGGTGGATGGCGATGACAGTGAGGCCTTGCTTGAACTTCCTCAGTTGCGCGAGGCAATCGCGCGGCCCGGTCCACGCGTGCTGATCATGCGCGGGGAGGGCGGGCGCGAGTTGCTGGCTGAGCGTTTGCGCGAGCTTGGTGCTAGTGTCGAGTATCTGGAATTGTACCGCCGCGACCTGCCGTACTACCCGCCGGCGGCGCTGCCTGACCTGATCGAAGCGGAACGCTTGAACGGGCTGGTGGTCAGCAGTGGACAGGGTTTTGAGCACCTGCATCGATTGGCCGGCGATGCCTGGCCGAAATTGGCGCGGTTGCCGTTGTTTGTTCCAAGCCCCAGGGTCGCCGAGCTGGCATGTGCCGCCGGGGCCCAAACAGTTGTGGATTGTCGTGGCGCCAGTGCCGCGGCTTTGCTGGCGGCGTTACGGGAGCATCCCGGACCCGTTTTCTAA
- a CDS encoding uroporphyrinogen-III C-methyltransferase, whose product MSETALPKDDVQPVLDAPVEAPVEAGPPAAVQRRGNGLAIVALLLGAAGVAVGGWGVWQVRHLQANTQQQLSQVQALNDQAQDLKLNEQRLTARLEQMPAAAELDARSRLVTQLQGDQQRLNQRLETVLGASRKDWRLAEAEHLLRLASLRLSALQDISSAQALVQGADEILREQNDPGSFAAREQVAKTLVALRRTQQPDRTGLFLRLGALRDQVISLTELAPEYKDRGESLLGLTADGDGASRWAQWWDQVSRYIRIDFNADKNVRPLLAGQSLSQVRLALSLALEQAQWAALNGQATVYTQALAEARDVLKGNFNPDNPQSKVMLEQVGELSKQPVTVITPDLTGTLSAVQGYLARRNVNAEDSIKPMAKPAADTAQEATP is encoded by the coding sequence GTGAGCGAAACAGCCTTGCCTAAAGATGACGTCCAGCCAGTGCTTGATGCACCGGTTGAAGCACCGGTTGAAGCCGGACCACCTGCCGCAGTGCAGCGCCGAGGCAATGGGCTGGCAATCGTCGCGCTGCTGCTGGGCGCTGCCGGTGTCGCCGTGGGCGGTTGGGGAGTCTGGCAGGTGCGTCACCTGCAAGCCAATACTCAGCAACAGTTGAGTCAGGTCCAGGCATTGAACGATCAGGCACAGGACCTGAAGCTCAATGAACAACGCCTGACTGCTCGCCTGGAACAAATGCCTGCCGCCGCCGAGCTCGACGCGCGCAGTCGTTTGGTCACTCAACTTCAAGGTGATCAGCAACGCTTGAATCAACGTCTGGAAACGGTTCTCGGCGCCAGCCGCAAGGATTGGCGTCTGGCCGAGGCCGAGCACCTGCTGCGTCTGGCCAGCCTGCGTCTTTCCGCGTTGCAGGACATCAGTAGTGCCCAGGCTTTGGTGCAGGGCGCCGATGAAATTCTGCGAGAACAGAACGACCCGGGCTCCTTTGCCGCTCGCGAGCAAGTGGCCAAAACCCTGGTGGCATTGCGTAGGACCCAACAGCCGGATCGCACCGGTCTGTTCCTGCGGCTGGGGGCGCTGCGCGATCAGGTAATCAGCCTCACCGAGCTGGCACCCGAGTACAAGGACCGTGGCGAATCCCTGTTGGGTCTCACCGCCGATGGCGACGGCGCCAGTCGCTGGGCGCAATGGTGGGATCAGGTCTCGCGCTACATCCGCATCGACTTCAACGCCGACAAGAATGTGCGTCCGTTGCTGGCCGGGCAGAGCCTGAGCCAGGTGCGCCTGGCCCTGAGCCTGGCGCTGGAGCAGGCGCAATGGGCCGCGCTCAATGGCCAGGCCACGGTTTATACCCAGGCGCTGGCCGAAGCGCGGGACGTGCTCAAGGGCAACTTCAACCCGGACAACCCTCAGAGCAAAGTGATGCTTGAGCAGGTTGGCGAGTTGAGCAAGCAACCGGTCACCGTCATCACGCCAGACCTGACCGGCACGCTGAGTGCGGTTCAGGGGTATCTGGCGCGGCGTAATGTCAACGCCGAGGACTCGATCAAACCGATGGCCAAACCTGCCGCGGACACCGCTCAGGAGGCGACGCCATGA
- a CDS encoding heme biosynthesis protein HemY, translating to MKRLYVIVFLVIAAAAALGLAIAEHSGYVLIAYKSFRYESSLWATLALVAVLWLVFWGIKALIELVTTSSGVVNPWSRRNRSRRVQVAIEHGQLDLAEGRWASAQRHLHRAAEAERQPLLYYLGAARAANEQGQYEESDNLLERALERQPQAELAIALSHAQLQTDRGDTEGALVTLQAMHELHPHNVQTLRQLQRLHQQRGDWSAVIRLLPELRKDKVLPPAELAELERRAWGENLSLAAHQEEDGTVGLQALNRAWQQLTSAQRQEPQLVLAYAEQLRQLGAQVEAEEILRTALKRNYDSHLARLYGLVRGSDPARQLHTAEGWLKEHPADPSLLLTLGRLCLQSSLWGKARDYLESSLRVQRNPEACAELARLLAQLGDTERSNQLFQEGLGLLDERLLAAPLPVPIHA from the coding sequence ATGAAACGCCTCTATGTGATCGTCTTCCTGGTGATCGCCGCGGCTGCCGCGCTGGGGCTGGCGATTGCCGAGCATTCCGGTTACGTGCTGATCGCCTACAAAAGCTTTCGTTATGAATCGAGCCTGTGGGCAACCCTGGCGTTGGTCGCCGTGCTCTGGCTGGTGTTCTGGGGCATCAAGGCGTTGATCGAATTGGTGACGACCTCCAGCGGCGTGGTCAATCCCTGGTCGCGGCGCAATCGCAGTCGCCGTGTGCAGGTGGCAATTGAACACGGTCAGCTGGATCTGGCCGAAGGTCGCTGGGCCAGTGCGCAGCGTCATCTGCATCGGGCAGCGGAAGCCGAGCGCCAGCCTTTGCTTTACTACCTCGGCGCTGCCCGGGCAGCGAACGAACAAGGTCAATACGAGGAAAGCGACAACCTGCTCGAGCGCGCTCTAGAGCGACAGCCCCAGGCAGAGTTGGCAATTGCCCTGAGCCACGCACAATTGCAGACCGACCGCGGCGATACCGAAGGCGCCCTGGTGACCCTGCAAGCCATGCACGAGCTTCATCCTCATAACGTCCAGACCTTGCGCCAGTTGCAGCGCTTGCACCAACAGCGGGGCGACTGGTCTGCCGTGATTCGCCTGCTGCCGGAGCTACGAAAGGACAAGGTCCTGCCACCGGCCGAGCTGGCCGAACTGGAACGCCGGGCCTGGGGTGAGAACCTGTCCCTGGCGGCGCATCAGGAAGAAGACGGGACGGTCGGCTTGCAAGCGCTCAATCGCGCCTGGCAGCAGTTGACCTCAGCTCAGCGTCAGGAGCCGCAACTGGTGCTCGCTTATGCCGAGCAACTACGGCAACTGGGTGCTCAGGTCGAAGCCGAAGAGATTCTGCGAACGGCGCTCAAGCGCAACTACGACAGTCATCTGGCGCGCCTCTACGGACTCGTTCGCGGCAGTGATCCGGCACGTCAACTGCACACCGCCGAAGGCTGGCTCAAGGAACATCCGGCCGACCCAAGCCTGTTGCTGACCCTGGGGCGCTTGTGTCTGCAAAGCAGCCTTTGGGGCAAGGCCCGGGACTATCTGGAAAGCAGCCTGCGAGTGCAGCGCAACCCGGAAGCCTGCGCGGAACTGGCGCGGCTGCTGGCGCAGCTGGGTGACACAGAACGCAGCAATCAGTTGTTCCAGGAGGGGTTGGGCTTGTTGGACGAGCGCTTGCTGGCGGCACCGTTGCCGGTTCCTATACACGCTTGA
- a CDS encoding disulfide bond formation protein B, which produces MSLACSRSLFFMAFIAGALALGVSYYLEYAVGLKPCGLCLLQRFCLALLTGICLVASVHGPGRFGSFLYWMLGLFCSLAGTVTAWRQVLLQSDPMHQLLTCSPNLAVQYEDMPWLCQATQMFKGEAECAEISWTLFDLSIPEWSLLFFMAMTILGIYQLLRVVWKACLRPLSGGSSHRALAGD; this is translated from the coding sequence ATGTCTTTGGCCTGCTCACGCTCCTTGTTTTTCATGGCTTTCATTGCCGGTGCCCTGGCCCTGGGCGTGTCCTATTACCTGGAATATGCGGTCGGCCTCAAGCCTTGCGGGTTGTGCCTGTTGCAGCGCTTTTGCCTCGCGTTGCTCACGGGTATCTGCCTGGTGGCTTCGGTGCATGGGCCGGGCCGCTTCGGGTCTTTCCTGTATTGGATGCTCGGGCTGTTTTGCAGTCTGGCGGGTACGGTCACGGCGTGGCGACAGGTGTTGCTGCAGAGCGATCCAATGCATCAGCTGTTGACGTGCTCGCCCAATCTGGCAGTTCAGTACGAGGACATGCCTTGGTTGTGTCAGGCCACGCAGATGTTTAAAGGGGAGGCGGAGTGCGCGGAGATTTCCTGGACACTGTTCGACCTGAGCATTCCTGAATGGAGTCTGCTGTTCTTCATGGCGATGACAATTCTGGGAATTTATCAGCTGCTGCGCGTTGTCTGGAAAGCCTGTCTGCGACCGCTCAGCGGCGGTTCGTCGCACCGGGCGCTGGCGGGTGATTAA
- a CDS encoding Rsd/AlgQ family anti-sigma factor, whose product MLESCQNAQERWGGVHLLIDRWLQERHELVRAYDALGAKPEALGENRKPLQEFCGVLVDYVSAGHFEIYEQLTGEAKAFGDTRGLELAETIYPRIDVITEKLLAFNDLCDAGQCVAEKFKELGGLLHERFELEDCLIEVLHTAHKEEDSVQA is encoded by the coding sequence ATGCTCGAAAGTTGTCAGAATGCTCAGGAACGTTGGGGTGGAGTGCATCTGCTGATCGATCGCTGGTTGCAGGAGCGTCACGAACTGGTTCGGGCCTATGATGCTCTCGGCGCCAAGCCTGAGGCACTGGGTGAGAACCGTAAGCCGTTGCAGGAATTCTGCGGCGTACTGGTCGATTACGTGTCTGCCGGGCACTTCGAGATCTACGAACAGCTGACCGGCGAAGCCAAAGCGTTTGGTGATACTCGCGGGCTCGAGCTGGCCGAGACCATCTACCCTCGCATCGACGTCATCACCGAGAAGCTGCTCGCGTTCAACGACCTGTGTGATGCAGGTCAATGCGTGGCGGAGAAATTCAAAGAGCTGGGTGGCCTGTTGCACGAGCGCTTCGAACTGGAAGACTGCTTGATCGAAGTGCTGCACACCGCTCACAAGGAAGAGGACTCGGTTCAGGCCTGA
- a CDS encoding FKBP-type peptidyl-prolyl cis-trans isomerase produces the protein MSRYLFLSLCVFFSVAQAAEKTKENDTHDLSYSLGASLGERLRQEVPDLQLQALIEGLQQAYQGKPLALKDEQIEQILAEHEAQAALQPSTPQSEIALEKERAFLAEEKARPGVRELADGILLTELVPGTGVKAGPNGKVQVLYIGRLPDGTVFDQNSQPQWFSLDSVISGWRSALQQMPVGAKWRLVIPSAEAYGAEGAGDLIAPFTPLVFEVELRGATS, from the coding sequence ATGTCGCGCTACCTTTTTTTATCACTGTGCGTGTTTTTTTCCGTGGCCCAGGCCGCCGAAAAAACCAAAGAAAATGACACTCATGATCTCTCTTACAGCCTGGGCGCAAGTCTCGGCGAACGCCTGCGCCAGGAGGTTCCCGATCTGCAACTTCAGGCGCTGATCGAAGGTTTGCAACAAGCCTATCAAGGCAAACCCCTGGCGCTGAAAGATGAGCAGATCGAACAGATACTTGCCGAGCACGAAGCCCAGGCCGCCTTGCAACCGAGCACGCCGCAAAGTGAAATCGCCCTCGAAAAAGAGCGGGCCTTTCTCGCCGAGGAAAAAGCCAGACCGGGCGTTCGTGAACTGGCAGATGGAATATTGCTAACGGAGTTGGTGCCAGGCACTGGCGTCAAAGCTGGCCCCAACGGCAAAGTCCAGGTGCTGTATATCGGTCGCCTTCCCGACGGCACAGTGTTCGATCAGAACAGTCAGCCGCAGTGGTTCAGTCTCGACAGTGTGATCAGCGGATGGCGCAGTGCGCTGCAGCAAATGCCGGTCGGGGCAAAATGGCGTCTGGTGATTCCATCGGCCGAAGCCTATGGCGCCGAGGGTGCCGGCGACCTGATTGCACCGTTCACACCGCTGGTATTCGAAGTCGAATTGCGCGGTGCTACAAGCTGA
- a CDS encoding AlgP family protein — protein MSATKKPVNTPLHLLQQLSGSLLEHLENACSQALADAEKLLAKLEKQRGKAQEKLHKSRTKLQDAAAAGKAKAQAKAKGALKELEDLLDALKDRQSETRSYILQLKRDAQESLKLAQGIGRVKEAVGKALSLRSAKPAAAPAKKAAAKPAAAKAPAKSAAKPAAKAPVKAAAKPAAKPAAKKPVAASAAKPAAKTAAAKPAAKPAAAKTAAAKPAARTAAAKPAVAKTAAAKAAAKPAAKPAAKPAAAKPAAKPAAKSVATKTAAKPAAKPAAKPAAKAAAKPAAKTAAAKPAAAKPATAAKPAAKPAAAKPAAKPAAAKPAVKKPVAAKQAAAPVAKPAAAPVAKPANPAPVATSALAAATSTATPAPTPAAASIAATTPTSAS, from the coding sequence ATGTCGGCCACCAAGAAGCCTGTAAATACTCCGTTGCACTTACTCCAACAACTCTCGGGCAGCTTGCTCGAGCACCTGGAAAACGCTTGTTCCCAAGCCTTGGCTGATGCTGAAAAACTGCTCGCCAAACTGGAAAAGCAACGCGGAAAAGCGCAAGAAAAACTGCACAAATCCCGTACCAAATTGCAGGACGCTGCGGCGGCCGGCAAGGCCAAGGCACAAGCCAAAGCCAAGGGCGCGTTGAAGGAGCTTGAGGACTTGCTCGATGCCCTCAAGGATCGTCAATCCGAAACTCGCAGCTACATTCTGCAACTCAAGCGCGATGCTCAAGAAAGCCTGAAACTGGCCCAGGGCATCGGTCGTGTAAAAGAGGCTGTCGGCAAGGCGTTGTCCCTGCGTTCGGCCAAGCCTGCTGCGGCTCCTGCCAAGAAAGCCGCTGCCAAACCGGCTGCTGCAAAAGCACCGGCCAAGTCTGCTGCCAAACCGGCCGCCAAAGCACCGGTGAAAGCCGCAGCAAAACCTGCCGCTAAACCTGCGGCGAAAAAACCAGTCGCTGCCAGCGCTGCAAAACCGGCTGCTAAAACAGCCGCTGCCAAACCTGCCGCCAAGCCCGCCGCTGCCAAAACAGCTGCCGCTAAACCGGCTGCAAGAACCGCTGCTGCTAAACCCGCGGTGGCGAAAACTGCAGCGGCGAAAGCAGCTGCCAAACCGGCCGCAAAACCAGCTGCAAAACCAGCCGCTGCGAAACCTGCTGCCAAGCCTGCCGCGAAATCAGTCGCGACTAAAACTGCTGCCAAGCCAGCTGCAAAACCAGCTGCAAAACCAGCTGCAAAAGCTGCAGCCAAACCGGCTGCCAAAACTGCTGCTGCAAAACCTGCCGCAGCCAAGCCAGCCACTGCTGCAAAACCTGCTGCAAAACCTGCTGCAGCGAAACCAGCAGCCAAACCTGCCGCTGCCAAACCAGCGGTGAAAAAACCGGTTGCCGCCAAGCAGGCCGCCGCGCCAGTTGCCAAGCCGGCCGCCGCGCCAGTTGCCAAGCCAGCCAACCCGGCTCCGGTAGCAACGTCTGCTTTAGCAGCAGCCACCTCGACAGCCACGCCAGCGCCAACGCCGGCCGCCGCATCGATCGCAGCAACCACCCCAACCAGCGCTTCCTAA
- a CDS encoding TIGR02444 family protein — translation MSSDLWSFSLSTYARPGVEPACLQLQSAGINVCLLLCGLWLGERGVACNEHRLQQLRSVAEPWDADVVRPLRALRVNWKVVAADDGELNALREQVKALELEAERHLLLRLERSAQSWPQGEATDLSAWLEGVTAGAAHLDRDALHQLRVAVSST, via the coding sequence ATGTCCTCTGACCTGTGGAGCTTTTCCCTTAGTACTTACGCCCGTCCCGGCGTTGAACCCGCATGCCTGCAATTGCAGTCGGCGGGCATCAATGTGTGCTTGCTGCTCTGCGGGCTGTGGCTGGGAGAACGTGGCGTCGCCTGTAACGAACACCGATTGCAGCAACTGCGTAGCGTGGCCGAGCCGTGGGACGCAGACGTGGTGCGTCCGCTGCGAGCCTTGCGGGTGAATTGGAAAGTCGTCGCCGCCGACGATGGCGAACTGAATGCTTTGCGCGAGCAAGTGAAGGCACTCGAACTGGAAGCCGAGCGACATCTGTTGTTGCGACTGGAACGATCGGCGCAGAGTTGGCCGCAAGGTGAGGCGACCGATCTATCGGCCTGGCTGGAAGGTGTAACGGCAGGCGCCGCCCACCTGGACCGCGACGCGCTGCATCAGCTGCGCGTCGCGGTAAGCAGCACTTAG
- a CDS encoding ATP-binding cassette domain-containing protein, with protein sequence MIRLQNLTLQRGPQRLLEDAELTLHAGHKAGLIGANGAGKSSLFALLLGDLHPDSGDCFLPADWRIAHMRQEIDTLDRVAVDYVLDGDLRLREVQRDLAAAESAHDGTAQARLHSELDSADGYTADARARKLLAGLGFTNEQMDRQVGDFSGGWRMRLNLAQALMCPSDLLLLDEPTNHLDLDAIIWLEEWLKSYPGTLMLISHDRDFLDAVVDHVAHVDQRKITLYRGGYSAFERARAERLAQQQQAYEKQQAQRAHMESYIARFKAQATKARQAQSRIKALERMEELSAAHVDSPFDFVFRESVKISSPLIDLSDARLGYGERAVLEKVKLQLTPGARIGLLGPNGAGKSTLIKNLAGELEPLSGRLTRGENTVVGYFAQHQLDSLDSKASPLLHMQRLAPTEREQTLRDFLGGFDFRGARIDEPVLNFSGGEKARLALALIAWGRPNLLLLDEPTNHLDLEMRLALTMALQEFSGAVLVVSHDRHLLKSTTDNFYLVADGKVEEFDGDLEDYTRWLVDYRQRNAPVSNTPVNPDKTDKKAQRQAAAALRQQLAPHKREADKLEAELGKLHEKLAKIDTSLGDSDIYEPARKNDLRDLLAEQAKLKVREAELEEAWMEALELLESMQAELEALS encoded by the coding sequence ATGATTCGACTTCAGAACCTGACTTTACAGCGTGGCCCTCAACGTCTGCTAGAAGACGCCGAGCTGACCCTGCACGCCGGCCACAAAGCCGGCCTCATCGGTGCCAACGGCGCCGGCAAATCGAGCCTGTTCGCCTTGCTTCTGGGTGACCTGCACCCGGACTCGGGTGATTGCTTCCTGCCGGCGGACTGGCGCATCGCCCACATGCGCCAGGAGATCGACACCCTCGATCGCGTGGCGGTCGACTATGTGCTTGATGGCGACCTGCGCCTGCGCGAGGTGCAACGCGACCTCGCGGCAGCCGAATCGGCCCATGACGGTACCGCTCAGGCCCGCCTGCACTCGGAACTCGACAGCGCCGACGGTTACACCGCCGATGCCCGGGCCCGAAAGCTGCTGGCCGGCCTTGGGTTTACCAATGAACAGATGGATCGCCAGGTAGGAGATTTCTCTGGAGGTTGGCGGATGCGTCTGAACCTGGCGCAGGCTTTGATGTGTCCCTCGGACTTGTTGTTGCTCGACGAACCGACCAACCACTTGGACCTCGACGCCATCATCTGGCTCGAAGAATGGCTGAAAAGCTATCCCGGCACCTTGATGCTGATTTCCCACGACCGGGACTTCCTCGATGCCGTGGTCGATCACGTGGCCCACGTCGATCAGCGCAAGATCACCCTGTATCGCGGTGGTTATAGCGCCTTCGAACGCGCTCGCGCCGAACGTCTGGCCCAGCAACAGCAGGCCTACGAGAAGCAACAGGCGCAACGTGCGCACATGGAAAGCTACATCGCCCGCTTCAAGGCCCAGGCCACCAAGGCCCGTCAGGCCCAGAGCCGGATCAAGGCGCTGGAGCGGATGGAAGAGCTGTCCGCCGCTCACGTTGATTCGCCATTCGATTTCGTTTTCCGCGAATCAGTGAAAATCTCCAGCCCGTTAATCGACCTCTCCGACGCCCGACTGGGTTACGGCGAGCGAGCCGTGCTGGAGAAGGTCAAGCTGCAACTGACCCCCGGTGCGCGGATCGGTTTGCTCGGCCCGAACGGTGCCGGTAAATCGACCCTGATCAAAAACCTTGCCGGTGAACTCGAACCGTTGTCCGGCCGACTGACCCGCGGCGAGAACACCGTCGTTGGCTACTTCGCCCAGCATCAGCTGGACTCACTCGACTCCAAGGCCAGCCCGTTGCTGCACATGCAGCGCCTGGCGCCGACCGAGCGCGAGCAGACGCTGCGCGACTTCCTCGGTGGTTTCGACTTCCGCGGCGCGCGGATCGATGAGCCGGTGCTGAACTTCTCCGGTGGCGAAAAGGCGCGCCTGGCGCTGGCGTTGATCGCTTGGGGCCGGCCGAACCTGCTGCTGCTCGACGAACCGACCAACCACCTGGACCTGGAAATGCGCCTGGCGTTGACCATGGCCCTACAGGAATTCAGTGGCGCGGTACTGGTGGTCTCCCACGATCGCCATTTGCTCAAAAGCACCACCGACAATTTCTATCTGGTGGCGGACGGCAAGGTCGAGGAGTTCGACGGCGACCTGGAAGACTACACCCGTTGGCTGGTGGACTACCGCCAGCGCAACGCCCCGGTCAGCAATACGCCGGTCAATCCGGACAAGACCGACAAGAAGGCCCAGCGTCAGGCCGCCGCTGCGTTGCGTCAGCAACTGGCGCCGCACAAGCGCGAGGCTGACAAGCTCGAAGCCGAGCTGGGCAAGCTGCACGAGAAACTGGCGAAGATCGATACCAGCCTCGGCGACAGCGACATTTACGAGCCGGCGCGCAAGAACGACTTGCGTGATCTGCTGGCCGAACAGGCCAAGCTGAAGGTCCGTGAAGCGGAGCTGGAAGAAGCCTGGATGGAAGCGCTGGAACTGCTCGAAAGCATGCAGGCGGAGCTGGAGGCGCTGTCCTGA
- a CDS encoding mechanosensitive ion channel family protein, translating to MEAFKLPLPAVWIEPIWLFVQILLILLAGYVAQRCVAKCLTRLGERYPLPPQLLMPLRGGLRWLIMGSALIFVLERLGVSATVLWTALSGFVAVAAVAFFAMWSVLSNLLCAILIFTVGPFRLGDVVELVDTTDKPGVKGRVVAINLLYTTLIEAEELGTGSAMVQVPNSLFFQRSVRRWRGSDVFPSNGFEK from the coding sequence ATGGAAGCCTTCAAGCTGCCATTGCCTGCTGTGTGGATCGAGCCGATCTGGCTCTTCGTGCAAATCCTGCTGATCCTGTTGGCGGGATATGTTGCCCAGCGTTGCGTCGCCAAGTGCCTGACTCGCCTGGGTGAGCGTTATCCGTTGCCGCCGCAATTGCTGATGCCGCTGCGCGGTGGCCTGCGCTGGCTGATCATGGGCAGCGCGCTGATTTTCGTGCTGGAGCGCCTCGGGGTGTCGGCAACGGTGCTCTGGACCGCGTTGTCCGGGTTTGTCGCGGTAGCGGCAGTGGCGTTCTTCGCCATGTGGAGCGTGCTCTCCAATCTGCTTTGCGCAATCCTGATCTTCACCGTCGGCCCGTTTCGCCTCGGCGACGTGGTCGAGTTGGTGGACACCACCGACAAGCCAGGCGTCAAAGGCCGGGTGGTGGCGATCAATCTGCTCTACACCACGCTGATCGAAGCCGAAGAACTCGGCACCGGCAGCGCCATGGTCCAAGTGCCCAACAGCCTGTTCTTCCAGCGCTCGGTTCGACGCTGGCGCGGCAGCGATGTATTCCCTTCCAACGGTTTTGAAAAGTAA
- a CDS encoding LysE family transporter, whose protein sequence is MVLQTWLAFFAACWVISLSPGAGAIASMSSGLRYGFWRGYWNALGLQLGLALQIAIVAAGVGAILAASATAFYAIKWFGVAYLVYLAVKQWRALPHDMSDDAAVRQIGKPMALVFRGFLVNVSNPKALVFMLAVLPQFIDPHAPLVAQYLILGVTMICVDLIVMAGYTGLASKVLRLLRTPKQQKRMNRTFAGLFIGAAAFMATLRKAVV, encoded by the coding sequence ATGGTGCTTCAAACATGGCTGGCGTTTTTTGCCGCCTGCTGGGTGATCAGTCTGTCTCCCGGTGCCGGCGCCATTGCGTCGATGTCCAGTGGTCTGCGATACGGTTTCTGGCGCGGTTATTGGAACGCCCTGGGCCTGCAACTGGGTCTGGCGTTACAGATTGCAATTGTCGCCGCCGGCGTCGGTGCAATCCTCGCGGCGTCGGCCACCGCTTTCTACGCGATCAAATGGTTTGGCGTGGCCTATCTGGTTTACCTGGCGGTCAAGCAATGGCGCGCGCTGCCCCATGACATGAGCGACGACGCGGCCGTCCGGCAAATCGGCAAGCCGATGGCGCTGGTGTTCCGGGGTTTCCTGGTGAACGTCAGCAACCCCAAGGCGTTGGTGTTCATGCTCGCGGTGTTGCCGCAATTCATTGATCCGCATGCACCACTGGTGGCGCAGTACCTGATCCTCGGTGTGACCATGATCTGCGTCGACCTGATTGTCATGGCCGGTTACACCGGGCTGGCTTCCAAGGTGTTGCGCCTGTTGCGCACGCCCAAGCAGCAAAAACGCATGAACCGCACCTTTGCCGGGCTGTTCATCGGTGCGGCGGCGTTCATGGCGACCCTTCGCAAAGCGGTGGTGTAA